AAGAAGGCTCGCCTTGGAGCATCACAAACCAACCGGAGATTTATCCGAAGCTGCTTTTCATGCTAAAGCAACATCATCAAATCATGGTTATTATATTATTTTTGATGATATCGGGATGGGTATCAGAAATAGACACTCATTTGAAAGAGTATTCTGGCAAATCATCCATGAATTAGAAAGTACCGGGCTACAATTACCAAGAGAATATAGTGCTATCAAAAAACTTCTTGATACTGACACCAATGTGGCAGCACAAGTAAAATCCATTCTGAGAAAGGCCACAGCACATAGTGGAGATGAAGTAACTGTCGCCTACTATAGGAAGATTGCTCATATTAAAAAATTGCTGGCAAAATGTTTAGGGCAAGAACCAGAGAACCTTATTAGTGACAGTCATGGTGGTGACGAATTTAGACTGTTCATCCCGCTCACCGCTGTACCAAAATGGAGTGAAGGTTCAGTGATACATATCAGTGACGATCCTTTGCTTGAAGCACTTTCCCAAGCACAGGAAGAAACTGGTATGCGGGCAGCAGTAACTTACAAAAATTTAGCAGCCGGCACAAAAGCCGCCCCTTGTCCTCCCTATGGCACTGAATTAGTAGAACATGAGGCAACCCTAAGAGTCCAAGAGCGTGGCTTAGAACAAATAAAAAATATTGTCGAGCCCCATGTCCCACCAAATAAACCATCAAGAATATTTTTGGCCCAGACACCAAACCATGCATTTGCAGGTATTGTACGGACAGAAAATGGTATTGTAGTAACCGATTCCACTGTCCTCTTGCAAGCAGCAGAAAATATTATTGGCATTGATCCCAATTTGGCAGAAAGTTTGGTAAAACGAATAAGAAGGATCCCACACACACCGACATCCCCATGAAAATAGTTATCCTTAGTACTTTGGCAATTATTTTAGGCGATCAAATTAGTAAGCAATTGGTACTTCATTATCAGCTACCGTATAGCATGAATAGTGGCATTGCCTTTAGTCTGCCACTTAATAACACCCTTGCCTTGATAACAAGTATAGTAGTCATCATGGGATTTGGTATTTTTTTCTGCCAACAGAAAACCAAAAGCAATCTCAACAATATAGCTTTCGGCATGATAATCGGAGGCGCAATTGGCAATATTATAGACCGCTTATTACATGGCGCAGTAATCGACTTTATCAAAATCCCCTATTGGCCAACTTTCAATGTAGCTGATGCAGCAATAACTATAGGAGTAATCTTGTTAATTGGAGGACAGAGCAGAAAATCTAAAATCTAGATTATAGAATCTCAATTGCATGCAGGGAGGAGCATGCTTCAATGGTTTACACAGCAAACG
The Candidatus Abawacabacteria bacterium genome window above contains:
- the lspA gene encoding signal peptidase II → MKIVILSTLAIILGDQISKQLVLHYQLPYSMNSGIAFSLPLNNTLALITSIVVIMGFGIFFCQQKTKSNLNNIAFGMIIGGAIGNIIDRLLHGAVIDFIKIPYWPTFNVADAAITIGVILLIGGQSRKSKI